One region of Pedosphaera parvula Ellin514 genomic DNA includes:
- a CDS encoding pyridoxal phosphate-dependent aminotransferase: protein MNYKISHRAASLSSSLTLAIDSKAKQMKADGLDVVGFGVGEPDFDTPRHIKDAAIKALNEGFTKYTAASGIPELRQAIADKFKRDNGLTYKPSQIIVSCGGKHSCYNVIIATCEEGDEVVIPAPYWLSYPEMVKLAGAKPVIVQTSDKTEFKVTPEQLRAAITPRTRLFILNSPSNPTGSLYSRDEIKALGDICVEKGVLIMSDEIYEKLVYDGAEHVSVASFSKAHYDHTIVVHGFAKAYSMTGWRLGYLAAPEPIAKAIDAIQSHSTSNPTSFAQKGAVEALNGPQDHLKTWLEEYAKRRMFAYQKLNSIPGISCVNAKGAFYLFPNISKLGLNSTDFCAKLLEQEKVAAVPGIAFGTDEYIRISYATSMANLEKGLERIERFAKTLKK from the coding sequence ATTGATTCCAAGGCCAAACAGATGAAGGCGGATGGCCTGGATGTTGTTGGCTTCGGTGTTGGCGAACCCGATTTTGACACGCCGCGGCACATCAAGGATGCGGCCATCAAGGCCTTGAACGAAGGCTTTACGAAATACACCGCCGCCAGTGGCATCCCTGAACTTCGCCAGGCGATCGCGGACAAGTTCAAGCGGGATAACGGGCTGACCTATAAGCCCTCACAAATCATCGTTTCGTGCGGTGGCAAACACTCCTGCTACAACGTCATAATCGCCACTTGCGAAGAAGGCGACGAGGTTGTCATTCCGGCTCCTTACTGGCTGAGCTATCCTGAAATGGTCAAGTTGGCGGGTGCGAAGCCTGTCATCGTTCAGACTTCGGACAAAACAGAATTTAAAGTAACTCCCGAGCAATTGCGTGCGGCCATCACCCCTCGCACTCGATTGTTCATCCTGAACTCGCCCAGCAATCCCACCGGCTCGCTCTATTCCCGCGATGAAATCAAGGCGCTCGGTGACATCTGTGTCGAGAAGGGTGTGCTCATCATGAGCGACGAAATTTATGAAAAGCTGGTGTACGATGGAGCGGAGCACGTCAGTGTCGCGAGCTTTTCCAAGGCTCATTATGACCATACGATCGTCGTGCACGGATTTGCCAAGGCCTATTCAATGACCGGCTGGCGTCTCGGTTATCTTGCCGCGCCGGAACCGATAGCGAAGGCCATTGATGCCATTCAGAGCCATAGCACCAGCAATCCAACATCCTTCGCCCAAAAAGGTGCGGTGGAAGCGTTGAATGGACCGCAGGACCATTTGAAAACCTGGCTGGAGGAATATGCCAAACGCCGCATGTTCGCCTATCAGAAATTGAATTCCATTCCCGGTATCAGTTGTGTGAATGCCAAGGGCGCTTTTTACCTGTTCCCAAACATCTCCAAGCTTGGCCTGAATTCCACTGATTTTTGCGCGAAATTGCTCGAGCAGGAGAAGGTGGCGGCCGTGCCCGGCATTGCATTTGGCACGGATGAATACATCCGCATCAGCTACGCCACCAGCATGGCCAACCTGGAAAAAGGCCTCGAAAGAATCGAGAGATTCGCCAAGACGTTGAAGAAGTAA
- a CDS encoding FG-GAP repeat domain-containing protein, which yields MQAVINRIQMHFAVVMCAVFCLAQNASATLLSSFQAGDGDWQLGTLTVGNVDGTPDLEIIVPYRNSNGQWLLDAFKWDGTRLAGFPWSDGKNSVMNTSPTLYDLDDDGKNEIIFTCGTNIIAMRGNGTIIWSNSVNRLNYIPTGGFQVVTNGFYWSATGSWISNLPTNSVFYSEVSPPIIADVEGKGVKEVITAWKIDPDSGSGNQDFNPFINDIWGSGEWGTMGESWSGGVVFHNAATGAKRFVYHIHQLVESGIGLGHADSNKPLEVYALNDSDSVVCFDKTQPHGLYGKGMLHGQFGKNQQLISGSYQQGVDVYPVDLDGDGLAEVLVPMSQFNPFHQPGDTILDDDGTILWRKWKQSVNYTNNHGWLNSACMIPVNPDHDNHIDVLTFSHGHGISFRYWNGIELVDRPGWPKDFSPLLPTPPVVGDVDGDGQQEIIIGTYDPTAVPSTGNLHVFALDGTEKQRIAIPGGVKHIPSLADVNNDGSLDVIFRSTLGKIYVYNFGATNATNVSWATHRGNPQHDGNYQLSLFPPGTPMISSKKSGYKKALFNWKAPAGYSPTSYRIYRAEQAGGPFTNIVTLPASVTSYTDSALKPGWQYFYEVAAVYSTGEVHSSPFAILAFLNNNLIANAGFEENDNSHWDKWYTGDLDWTNMIGNTNIVYQGKQSMEIQLINRGNNSSISQFDQYGIPDGTIPVTPGGLYSFGAWFKSVGISQPSEHWVEWGSTPTAQNANARPSLPFPNYFTPHFVIGTNATSWVYANRTFILPAGFPNLELRHRYTITGTGSGSMFIDNVFLRQLPAPNSTAWTDMVPFGSIWRYYTTTPPANWYATNFNDSTWAQGAAKLGAGSGPTNIVTTLPGLKPAYYFRKTFNLANTNLEEFLLSATCTDNGSGPSLQLYLNGRQIPTTDINCVSGQGNQTLYYDLAPYIDYLKTGANTIAVILNNTYSSWDDVSFDIDLKVIAAPLLNVTPPRISSVIPDAGGVTLNISTPSNGVWVVQSADTFSTTPLWQLVGAVTNISNTFQIRDTGQNGRVPPGNVSTRYYRVIAF from the coding sequence ATGCAAGCAGTGATTAATCGTATCCAGATGCATTTTGCTGTCGTAATGTGCGCCGTTTTCTGCCTGGCACAAAATGCATCGGCTACGTTGCTTTCCTCCTTCCAGGCGGGCGATGGTGACTGGCAGCTGGGCACGCTCACGGTCGGAAATGTTGACGGAACTCCTGATTTGGAAATCATTGTTCCTTACCGCAATTCCAACGGTCAGTGGCTCCTGGATGCTTTTAAATGGGATGGCACTCGTTTAGCCGGCTTCCCTTGGTCTGATGGCAAAAACAGCGTCATGAATACTTCTCCGACGCTTTATGATCTGGATGACGACGGCAAGAATGAAATCATCTTCACCTGCGGCACGAACATCATCGCGATGCGTGGCAACGGAACCATCATCTGGTCGAACTCGGTTAACAGATTAAACTACATTCCCACCGGCGGATTCCAGGTGGTGACGAATGGCTTCTACTGGTCTGCGACTGGTTCGTGGATTTCCAATCTGCCCACCAATTCAGTTTTCTATTCAGAAGTTTCGCCACCCATCATCGCGGATGTCGAAGGCAAGGGCGTAAAGGAAGTCATCACCGCGTGGAAAATCGATCCCGACAGCGGTAGCGGCAACCAGGATTTCAATCCTTTCATCAACGACATTTGGGGTTCCGGCGAATGGGGCACCATGGGTGAATCCTGGTCCGGTGGTGTGGTATTCCATAATGCCGCGACAGGAGCCAAGCGCTTCGTCTATCACATTCATCAATTGGTTGAGTCAGGAATCGGCCTTGGTCACGCCGATTCGAACAAGCCCCTGGAAGTCTATGCATTGAACGACAGCGACAGCGTGGTCTGTTTTGACAAAACCCAACCGCACGGTCTTTACGGCAAAGGCATGTTGCACGGACAATTTGGCAAAAACCAGCAACTCATTTCCGGCTCCTATCAACAGGGCGTGGACGTTTATCCCGTCGACCTCGATGGTGACGGCTTGGCGGAGGTATTGGTGCCCATGTCGCAATTCAACCCTTTCCATCAACCCGGAGATACGATCCTTGACGATGACGGCACCATCCTCTGGCGCAAGTGGAAGCAGAGCGTCAACTATACCAACAATCATGGCTGGCTTAACAGCGCGTGCATGATTCCCGTCAATCCCGACCACGATAACCATATCGACGTCCTCACGTTCAGCCATGGCCACGGTATCTCCTTCCGTTACTGGAATGGCATTGAGCTGGTGGACCGTCCCGGCTGGCCGAAAGATTTTTCCCCGTTGCTGCCTACACCACCTGTCGTTGGTGACGTGGATGGTGATGGACAGCAGGAAATTATTATTGGGACTTACGATCCAACCGCTGTTCCTTCCACCGGAAACCTCCACGTGTTCGCTCTCGATGGCACTGAAAAGCAACGCATCGCCATTCCCGGTGGCGTGAAACACATCCCCTCACTCGCTGATGTAAACAATGACGGCTCATTGGATGTGATCTTCCGCTCCACCCTTGGCAAAATCTATGTCTATAACTTCGGCGCAACAAATGCCACGAATGTTTCCTGGGCCACACATCGCGGCAATCCACAACACGACGGGAATTATCAACTCTCTTTATTCCCGCCCGGAACACCGATGATCAGCAGTAAGAAATCGGGTTATAAAAAAGCGCTTTTCAATTGGAAGGCACCCGCTGGTTATTCGCCCACGAGCTATCGCATTTATCGCGCTGAGCAGGCCGGCGGTCCGTTCACCAACATCGTCACCCTGCCCGCCAGCGTTACCAGCTATACCGATTCGGCTCTGAAACCGGGCTGGCAATACTTCTACGAAGTAGCCGCGGTTTACAGCACTGGAGAAGTTCACTCCTCACCGTTCGCCATACTTGCCTTTCTCAATAACAACCTCATTGCCAACGCTGGCTTCGAAGAGAATGACAACAGTCATTGGGATAAATGGTACACAGGCGATCTCGATTGGACCAACATGATTGGAAACACCAACATTGTTTACCAGGGCAAACAGTCCATGGAGATTCAGCTGATCAATCGGGGCAACAACAGCAGCATTAGCCAGTTTGACCAATATGGAATTCCTGACGGCACGATTCCGGTCACACCGGGTGGACTTTACAGTTTTGGGGCATGGTTCAAGAGCGTCGGCATATCTCAACCCTCGGAGCACTGGGTGGAATGGGGCTCCACTCCGACGGCACAGAATGCCAATGCCCGCCCCAGCCTGCCTTTCCCAAATTATTTCACGCCACATTTTGTCATCGGCACGAATGCCACCAGTTGGGTCTACGCGAATCGAACCTTCATACTTCCAGCCGGATTCCCGAATCTGGAATTGCGTCACCGTTATACCATCACCGGCACTGGCAGTGGCTCGATGTTTATCGACAACGTCTTCCTGCGGCAACTGCCTGCGCCGAACAGCACCGCCTGGACAGACATGGTTCCTTTCGGATCGATCTGGCGTTACTACACCACCACACCTCCAGCCAATTGGTATGCGACCAATTTCAATGACAGCACTTGGGCGCAGGGAGCGGCGAAGCTCGGAGCCGGCAGTGGCCCGACCAATATTGTCACCACCTTGCCCGGTCTAAAACCCGCCTATTATTTTCGCAAAACGTTCAATCTCGCGAATACAAACCTGGAAGAGTTTCTCCTTTCCGCCACCTGCACCGACAACGGCTCTGGTCCATCCCTGCAGCTATATCTCAATGGACGCCAAATCCCAACCACGGATATCAATTGCGTTTCAGGCCAGGGCAATCAAACGCTCTACTATGACCTGGCCCCGTATATCGATTATCTTAAAACGGGCGCGAACACGATTGCAGTCATTTTAAATAATACCTATTCGAGTTGGGATGATGTAAGCTTTGATATTGATCTCAAGGTCATTGCCGCGCCTTTGCTTAACGTCACACCGCCCCGAATCAGTTCTGTGATTCCGGACGCAGGAGGTGTAACCCTGAATATTTCAACTCCCTCAAACGGCGTCTGGGTGGTGCAATCTGCCGATACTTTCTCAACCACGCCTCTCTGGCAATTGGTCGGCGCCGTTACCAACATCAGCAACACATTCCAGATACGTGATACCGGCCAAAATGGCCGGGTTCCTCCAGGGAATGTTTCGACACGTTATTACCGTGTAATCGCATTCTAA